A single region of the Aeromicrobium chenweiae genome encodes:
- a CDS encoding extracellular catalytic domain type 1 short-chain-length polyhydroxyalkanoate depolymerase, whose amino-acid sequence MRRLLIGLASIVAVAGGLAACGAPAEPQTPSEQQSRCSTARPLPVGDSERTIVTGGRERSYVLHVPPGYRPTERTPLVLMFHGLGGDPQTVLESTEMGTMADQHNAILAVPLGRGKPSQWRFRSPISNPRSDVAFVRQLVKQLKKDACVDSSRTYAAGFSNGSALTLALACDASTQFAAYAAVSGPYYEPWCGKAPAASIIYFHGTADTTVPYRGANTVIGHLPPVNDIMAKWAKHDRCPSAGTRTRATSAVRHFSWVGCEDGTSVDIFAVVGGVHGWPGGGPMSPGRTSRTKNSPVDATALIWKFFARHPAGGQ is encoded by the coding sequence GTGAGGCGACTGCTCATCGGCCTCGCGAGCATCGTCGCCGTCGCGGGCGGTCTCGCGGCGTGCGGGGCACCTGCCGAGCCGCAGACGCCGTCCGAGCAGCAGTCCCGCTGCTCCACCGCGCGACCCCTGCCCGTCGGCGACTCGGAGCGGACCATCGTCACCGGTGGCCGCGAGCGGTCGTACGTCCTCCACGTCCCACCGGGCTACCGGCCCACCGAGCGCACCCCGCTCGTGCTGATGTTCCACGGCCTGGGCGGCGATCCTCAGACGGTCCTGGAGTCCACCGAGATGGGCACGATGGCCGATCAGCACAACGCGATCCTGGCGGTGCCGCTGGGACGGGGCAAGCCCTCGCAGTGGCGGTTCCGGTCGCCCATCTCCAACCCGCGGTCCGACGTCGCCTTCGTCCGTCAGCTGGTCAAGCAGCTGAAGAAGGACGCCTGCGTCGACTCCTCACGCACGTACGCCGCGGGGTTCTCCAACGGCTCGGCCCTCACGTTGGCCCTGGCGTGCGACGCCTCGACCCAGTTCGCGGCGTACGCCGCGGTCTCCGGCCCCTACTACGAGCCGTGGTGCGGCAAGGCGCCGGCAGCGTCGATCATCTACTTCCACGGGACGGCCGACACGACGGTCCCGTACCGGGGCGCGAACACGGTCATCGGCCATCTCCCGCCGGTCAACGACATCATGGCCAAGTGGGCCAAGCACGACCGCTGTCCCTCGGCGGGCACGAGGACCCGGGCGACGAGCGCCGTGCGCCACTTCTCGTGGGTGGGCTGCGAGGACGGCACCTCGGTCGACATCTTCGCGGTGGTCGGCGGGGTGCACGGCTGGCCCGGTGGCGGCCCGATGTCCCCGGGACGCACGTCGCGGACCAAGAACAGCCCGGTCGACGCGACGGCCCTGATCTGGAAGTTCTTCGCCCGGCATCCCGCGGGTGGACAATAG
- a CDS encoding FmdB family zinc ribbon protein, with translation MPKYQYQCKDCGEALEVQQSFTDDALTVCPTCGGDLRKVFNAVGVVFKGSGFYKTDSRSGSGSSSSSSSSTSSASTSSSSDSKPAKADPKPAASSGNDSAA, from the coding sequence GTGCCGAAGTACCAGTACCAGTGCAAGGACTGCGGAGAAGCGCTGGAGGTCCAGCAGAGCTTCACCGACGATGCGCTGACCGTCTGCCCCACCTGTGGTGGCGATCTGCGCAAGGTGTTCAACGCCGTGGGCGTCGTCTTCAAGGGCTCGGGCTTCTACAAGACCGACAGCCGTTCGGGCTCCGGATCGTCCAGCTCGTCGTCGAGCTCCACCTCCAGTGCGAGCACCTCGTCCTCCAGCGACAGCAAGCCGGCCAAGGCCGACCCCAAGCCGGCGGCCTCGTCGGGCAACGACTCCGCCGCCTGA
- a CDS encoding DNA topoisomerase IB produces MVRLRRTSPQSPGWSRVRHGRGFRYLDEDGLPLEPEQVMRCKKLVIPPAWTEVWICSVENGHLQAVGTDDAGRRQYIYHPYWRERRDLEKFARMEGFGASLLKNRAAARRDLGGDDMSLERVAATAFSLLDLGMFRIGSDRYVEENGSFGLTTLEKHHVHPEGRGLGFSYAAKSGQQVEVTVRDDRVQAVLEQLRRRRGGGDRLLAYKTGRQWKWLDAADVNAYIKDRLGPDYTAKDFRTWRGTTIAALALARSTATSPTARKRAAAAAMREVSEHLGNTPAVARSSYVDPRVVDEFENGVTVGAQHRRVAPGAPTSRTLERQVLRLLRNA; encoded by the coding sequence ATGGTCCGACTTCGCCGCACGTCCCCACAGTCCCCCGGCTGGTCGCGGGTCCGCCACGGACGCGGGTTCCGCTACCTCGACGAGGACGGCCTCCCGCTCGAGCCCGAGCAGGTCATGCGGTGCAAGAAGCTGGTGATCCCGCCGGCCTGGACCGAGGTGTGGATCTGCTCGGTCGAGAACGGCCACCTGCAGGCCGTCGGCACCGACGACGCGGGACGGCGGCAGTACATCTACCACCCGTACTGGCGTGAGCGGCGTGACCTGGAGAAGTTCGCGCGCATGGAGGGCTTCGGCGCGTCCCTGCTGAAGAACCGGGCCGCCGCGAGGCGGGACCTCGGCGGCGACGACATGTCCCTCGAACGGGTCGCGGCGACCGCGTTCAGCCTGCTCGACCTCGGCATGTTCCGCATCGGCTCGGACCGGTACGTCGAGGAGAACGGCAGCTTCGGCCTCACCACGCTGGAGAAGCACCACGTGCACCCCGAGGGGCGGGGCCTGGGGTTCTCGTACGCCGCCAAGTCCGGCCAGCAGGTCGAGGTCACCGTCCGCGACGACCGGGTGCAGGCGGTGCTGGAGCAGCTGCGCCGACGCCGCGGCGGCGGGGACCGGCTGCTGGCGTACAAGACCGGCCGGCAGTGGAAGTGGCTCGACGCCGCCGACGTCAACGCGTACATCAAGGACCGGCTCGGGCCGGACTACACGGCCAAGGACTTCCGCACGTGGCGCGGCACGACGATCGCGGCGCTGGCCCTGGCCCGCTCGACCGCGACCTCACCGACCGCACGCAAGCGGGCCGCCGCCGCCGCGATGCGGGAGGTGTCGGAGCACCTGGGCAACACGCCCGCCGTCGCCCGCTCGTCCTACGTGGACCCGCGCGTCGTCGACGAGTTCGAGAACGGCGTCACGGTGGGCGCCCAGCACCGCCGCGTCGCGCCCGGCGCCCCGACGAGCCGGACGCTCGAGCGCCAGGTGCTGCGTCTGCTGCGCAACGCCTGA
- a CDS encoding helix-turn-helix domain-containing protein has protein sequence MRESMPLDSSEEEVYRLLVGLAQATVAQLAGVSGMSVDDADDVLRRLLAKGLVVAQEPGPVFRALPPDVALGATLLRRQESLDAARAMVAALSEEFRAGASRHDAHHAVEVVVGAVALRDRLRALQNSAKEEILWFCRANPLAMQGSDNTEELDALRRGVRYRAIYERSLLEQPGELDSVLEGIGWGEEARVSPALPVRLAIVDRRTAICPLTHDQERHLGVPTAAVIGSGQLLDALLDLFEGHWERASVLHGDGWTATDETAPEATIGAPERLLLSLLVAGVPDKSIVTQLGISRRTVQRRFDRLMALAGVDTRTALAYQAARRGWL, from the coding sequence ATGCGGGAGTCGATGCCGCTCGACTCCTCCGAGGAGGAGGTCTATCGGCTTCTCGTCGGGCTGGCCCAGGCGACCGTCGCTCAGCTGGCCGGCGTGTCGGGCATGTCCGTCGACGACGCGGACGACGTGCTGCGTCGCCTGCTCGCCAAGGGCCTGGTCGTCGCGCAGGAGCCTGGCCCGGTGTTCCGTGCGCTGCCTCCGGACGTGGCGCTCGGCGCGACGCTGCTGCGGCGCCAGGAGTCGTTGGACGCCGCCCGGGCGATGGTGGCGGCGCTCAGCGAGGAGTTCCGTGCCGGCGCGAGCCGGCACGACGCCCATCACGCGGTGGAGGTGGTCGTCGGGGCGGTTGCGCTGCGTGACCGACTGCGAGCGCTCCAGAACTCCGCCAAGGAGGAGATCCTGTGGTTCTGCCGCGCCAATCCGCTGGCGATGCAAGGATCGGACAACACCGAGGAGCTCGATGCGCTGCGTCGGGGTGTGCGATACCGCGCGATCTACGAGCGCTCGCTGCTGGAGCAGCCCGGCGAGCTCGACAGCGTCCTCGAGGGCATCGGATGGGGCGAGGAGGCGCGGGTGTCGCCCGCGCTGCCTGTCCGGCTGGCGATCGTCGATCGACGGACGGCGATCTGCCCGCTGACGCACGACCAGGAACGACACCTGGGAGTGCCGACCGCGGCGGTGATCGGCAGCGGGCAGCTGCTCGACGCCCTCCTCGACCTCTTCGAGGGGCACTGGGAGCGTGCCAGCGTGCTGCACGGCGACGGATGGACGGCAACGGACGAGACGGCTCCCGAGGCGACGATCGGCGCACCCGAGCGGCTGCTCCTGTCGTTGCTGGTCGCCGGCGTCCCGGACAAGTCGATCGTCACCCAGCTCGGCATCAGTCGGCGCACGGTGCAGCGACGGTTCGACCGCCTGATGGCTCTCGCGGGTGTCGACACCCGCACCGCGCTGGCCTACCAGGCAGCGCGGCGCGGGTGGCTGTGA
- a CDS encoding S8 family peptidase: MPSTRLAHLRPAVVLAALVALLMALGVQSSQPAGAAGGAGTHQQPMASTPQRVTLLTGDVVTVTDAGGGRRAATVVPAPGREEVTFQTLEVDGDLQVYPSDAVPYLSSGVLDKELFDVTTLLEDGYADRDELPLIVSWNPGIRSANRSVEGTELTRTLPSLDGAALDADTEALDTVWKALTPGSSAVARTPGAGATGRLSGGIAHVWLDGRAEAVLDRSVAQIGAPDAWKAGYRGKGVEVAVLDTGVDASHPDLVGQVKAAKDFTDSESGTADRFGHGTHVAATIASTGAGADGKYRGVAPETTLLVGKVLGDDGSGYDSGIIAGMQWAADEGAAVVNMSLGGGPSDGTDPLSLALDQISSESGTLFVVAAGNDGGDEDVSTPSTAPSALSVAAVDRDESLAEFSSRGPRSVDGGLKPEISAPGVAIVAARAQGTSMGEPVDALYTASSGTSMATPHVAGAAALLAQQHPAWTGQQLKDALVSTARPNAALGVYEQGAGRVDLTRAVDQQVTATGVADFGLRDDTATPLTRTVTYRNEGSDDITLDLDLSVRNLDDSRAGEGFSAPSRVTVPAGGTAEVDITLDSTKLVRGRWSGSLVATAPSGVSTQTAVGAVRRGTLHTLTVKAIGYDGKDTSVPVVTVLGDQAGSDVLGYLDPGEAGQVQVEEGTYIVQAVIDGGDQQDERKGTVIVPDLHVTSDRTVVLDARKTRPIEIRTPEVSEQQAVISWYTHRVFATGRDIQHGVMSFAESTPWVTPTDRVDAGTFEFSSRWQLVRPSALITVAGSDERPRANLLPESPVTAGARRLELVAPASGMAGVRGKVAVVPAPDRDAEQDQVRAAADAGAKAIILIRPADSGIRTVFRPERDRGPIPAMVTTVKGGAQLLAHARRPGKRQIVLETSRQSPYLYDVMQVSKDAVPDRIVHTVTAKNSHRVTTDYVDNGGSSPWADEQRFGWRPWMTFAWNDASRTVATPSRRVEWVSAGDSIWNHRVSHFYDSWTTVVNGGMTDRPRTYRSGTSTERWYGPVVRPAAVPAVPSTRSGDVMRIQVPEFMDADGHYTVGEATSSRARLFRDDKLLAEGAGTQQTFDVSREPSSYRLALDVTRDDPEWKRGTRTSTEWSFHSARPTGAAAEPLPLLQVDYSVPTDSHGRASWLLHTLKLGVTDQAGAVAKGAKLVVQVSSDDGRTWQKLLVLPTRNGFTAVVPIGTKPVSLRVTATQGTSKVVQEIIRAYDRH; encoded by the coding sequence GTGCCCTCGACCCGCCTCGCTCATCTACGCCCCGCTGTCGTCCTCGCAGCCCTCGTGGCCCTGCTCATGGCACTCGGCGTCCAGTCGTCCCAGCCCGCAGGTGCCGCCGGCGGCGCGGGCACCCACCAGCAGCCGATGGCCTCCACGCCGCAGCGGGTCACGCTGCTGACCGGCGACGTGGTCACCGTGACAGATGCCGGAGGGGGCCGCCGCGCCGCGACGGTCGTGCCGGCACCGGGGCGCGAGGAGGTCACGTTCCAGACCCTCGAGGTCGACGGTGACCTGCAGGTCTACCCGAGCGACGCCGTGCCGTACCTCTCGTCAGGGGTGCTGGACAAGGAGCTCTTCGACGTCACCACCCTCCTCGAGGACGGGTACGCCGACCGCGACGAGCTGCCCCTGATCGTGTCCTGGAATCCAGGCATCCGGTCGGCGAACCGGTCCGTGGAGGGCACGGAGCTCACCCGGACGCTGCCGAGCCTCGACGGCGCCGCGCTCGACGCCGACACCGAGGCCCTGGACACGGTCTGGAAGGCCCTCACCCCGGGCTCCTCGGCCGTGGCGCGCACGCCCGGCGCCGGAGCGACCGGACGGCTCAGCGGCGGCATCGCGCACGTGTGGCTCGACGGTCGCGCCGAGGCCGTGCTCGACCGGAGCGTCGCGCAGATCGGGGCCCCGGACGCCTGGAAGGCGGGATACCGCGGCAAGGGCGTGGAGGTCGCGGTGCTCGACACCGGCGTCGACGCGAGCCACCCCGACCTCGTCGGTCAGGTCAAGGCCGCCAAGGACTTCACCGACAGCGAGTCCGGCACCGCTGACCGCTTCGGCCACGGCACGCACGTCGCCGCGACCATCGCCAGCACCGGCGCCGGTGCGGATGGCAAGTACCGGGGCGTCGCCCCGGAGACCACGCTGCTGGTCGGCAAGGTCCTGGGCGATGACGGATCCGGCTACGACTCGGGGATCATCGCCGGCATGCAGTGGGCCGCCGACGAGGGCGCAGCGGTCGTCAACATGAGCCTCGGCGGAGGACCGTCCGACGGGACGGACCCCTTGAGCCTCGCCCTCGACCAGATCAGCTCCGAGTCCGGCACCCTGTTCGTGGTCGCGGCCGGCAACGACGGTGGGGACGAGGACGTCTCCACGCCGAGCACCGCCCCTTCCGCGCTCTCGGTCGCGGCGGTGGACAGGGACGAGTCGCTCGCGGAGTTCTCCAGCCGGGGGCCCCGCAGCGTCGACGGCGGTCTCAAGCCCGAGATCAGCGCACCGGGTGTCGCGATCGTCGCGGCGCGAGCCCAGGGCACCTCGATGGGCGAGCCGGTCGATGCCCTCTACACGGCCTCGTCCGGAACCTCGATGGCCACGCCGCACGTCGCCGGCGCGGCCGCTCTCCTGGCGCAGCAGCACCCGGCCTGGACCGGGCAGCAGCTGAAGGACGCCCTCGTCAGCACCGCGCGCCCCAACGCCGCACTGGGTGTGTACGAGCAGGGCGCCGGTCGGGTCGACCTCACCCGGGCCGTCGACCAGCAGGTCACGGCGACCGGCGTGGCCGACTTCGGGCTGCGGGACGATACCGCGACCCCGCTGACTCGCACCGTCACGTACCGCAACGAGGGTTCCGACGACATCACGCTCGATCTCGACCTCTCGGTCCGCAACCTGGACGACTCCCGCGCCGGTGAAGGCTTCTCCGCACCTTCGCGTGTGACGGTCCCCGCCGGGGGCACGGCCGAGGTCGACATCACCCTGGACAGCACCAAGCTGGTGCGTGGGAGGTGGAGCGGCTCGCTCGTCGCCACCGCGCCGTCCGGCGTCAGCACGCAGACGGCCGTTGGCGCGGTCCGTCGTGGCACGCTCCACACCCTGACGGTCAAGGCCATCGGGTACGACGGAAAGGACACCAGCGTCCCAGTGGTCACGGTGCTCGGCGATCAGGCCGGCTCGGACGTCCTCGGCTACCTGGACCCTGGTGAGGCCGGTCAGGTCCAGGTCGAGGAGGGGACCTACATCGTGCAGGCCGTGATCGACGGTGGCGACCAGCAGGACGAGCGCAAGGGCACCGTCATCGTGCCCGATCTGCACGTCACGTCCGACCGGACGGTCGTGCTGGACGCCCGCAAGACCCGCCCGATCGAGATCCGCACCCCCGAGGTGTCCGAGCAGCAGGCGGTCATCAGCTGGTACACGCACCGCGTCTTCGCGACCGGTCGCGACATCCAGCACGGCGTCATGAGCTTCGCGGAGTCCACGCCGTGGGTGACACCGACCGACCGGGTCGATGCCGGCACGTTCGAGTTCTCCTCCCGGTGGCAGCTGGTGCGGCCGTCGGCGCTGATCACCGTCGCCGGCAGTGACGAGAGGCCGCGGGCGAACCTGCTTCCCGAGTCACCCGTCACCGCAGGGGCACGACGTCTCGAGCTGGTCGCGCCCGCGAGCGGCATGGCAGGCGTTCGCGGCAAGGTCGCGGTGGTGCCGGCACCCGACCGGGACGCCGAGCAGGACCAGGTGCGGGCCGCGGCCGACGCCGGGGCGAAGGCCATCATCCTCATCCGCCCGGCCGACTCGGGCATCCGCACGGTCTTCCGCCCCGAGAGGGACCGCGGTCCGATCCCGGCGATGGTGACCACGGTCAAGGGCGGGGCCCAGCTGCTCGCCCACGCCAGGCGCCCGGGGAAGCGGCAGATCGTCCTGGAGACCAGCCGGCAGAGTCCCTACCTCTACGACGTCATGCAGGTCTCGAAGGACGCCGTGCCGGACCGGATCGTGCACACCGTCACCGCCAAGAACAGCCACCGCGTGACCACCGACTACGTCGACAACGGCGGGTCGTCGCCGTGGGCGGACGAGCAGCGCTTCGGGTGGCGGCCGTGGATGACGTTCGCGTGGAACGACGCCAGCCGCACGGTGGCGACGCCCAGTCGCCGGGTCGAGTGGGTCTCTGCCGGGGACTCGATCTGGAACCACCGGGTGTCGCACTTCTACGACTCGTGGACGACCGTCGTCAATGGCGGAATGACCGACCGTCCGCGGACCTACCGCTCAGGGACGTCGACGGAGCGTTGGTACGGACCGGTCGTCCGACCGGCAGCCGTCCCCGCCGTGCCCTCGACCCGCAGCGGCGACGTGATGAGGATCCAGGTGCCCGAGTTCATGGATGCCGACGGGCACTACACGGTCGGCGAGGCGACCAGCAGCCGCGCCCGGCTCTTCCGCGACGACAAGCTGCTCGCCGAGGGGGCGGGCACGCAGCAGACGTTCGACGTCAGCCGCGAGCCCTCGAGCTACCGTCTCGCGCTGGACGTCACCCGCGACGACCCCGAGTGGAAGCGAGGCACCCGGACGTCCACCGAGTGGTCCTTCCACTCGGCCAGGCCCACGGGAGCCGCAGCGGAGCCACTCCCCCTCCTCCAGGTCGACTACTCCGTGCCGACCGACAGCCATGGTCGAGCGAGCTGGTTGCTGCACACGCTCAAGCTCGGGGTCACCGACCAGGCCGGGGCCGTCGCGAAGGGCGCGAAGCTGGTCGTCCAGGTCTCGTCCGACGACGGCAGGACGTGGCAGAAGCTGTTGGTGCTTCCCACGCGCAACGGCTTCACGGCGGTGGTGCCGATCGGCACGAAGCCGGTGTCGCTGAGGGTGACCGCGACGCAGGGCACGTCGAAGGTCGTCCAGGAGATCATCCGGGCGTACGACCGCCACTGA
- a CDS encoding SAF domain-containing protein yields the protein MDRIQELVLEHRRLLAALFAGLAVLAALTSLRQDADGVRVQVADRDLRSGHVIGADDLRTAVLPSAAAPAHTLGRDAAVGHRVAGPMRAGEVVTDFRVVRAGALAGYGPGAVLTTIRVDRADGAAAVRVGDRVDVVAVDPDGESPAQVVARDVEVVTVPSSDDGSDATALGLVTTEKNALRLAGAGLRSRFSVITSSPHGP from the coding sequence ATGGATCGGATCCAGGAGCTCGTGCTCGAGCACCGTCGCCTGCTCGCCGCGCTCTTCGCCGGTCTGGCGGTCCTGGCGGCGCTGACCTCGCTGAGGCAGGACGCCGACGGCGTACGCGTGCAGGTCGCCGACCGCGACCTGCGCAGCGGGCACGTCATCGGCGCGGACGACCTGCGGACCGCGGTCCTGCCGTCCGCTGCTGCGCCTGCGCACACCCTGGGCCGTGACGCCGCGGTCGGCCATCGGGTCGCAGGACCGATGCGGGCCGGCGAGGTCGTCACCGACTTCCGCGTCGTGAGGGCCGGCGCTCTGGCGGGTTATGGGCCCGGTGCCGTGCTGACCACGATCCGCGTGGATCGCGCGGACGGCGCCGCAGCCGTGCGTGTGGGCGACCGGGTCGACGTCGTCGCGGTCGACCCGGACGGCGAGAGCCCCGCGCAGGTCGTCGCCCGCGACGTGGAGGTGGTGACCGTCCCCTCCTCCGACGACGGCTCCGACGCCACCGCACTGGGCCTGGTGACCACGGAGAAGAATGCGCTGCGGCTGGCCGGCGCGGGTCTGAGATCCCGGTTCAGCGTCATCACATCCTCCCCCCATGGTCCCTAG
- a CDS encoding NAD-dependent epimerase/dehydratase family protein yields MKVFLTGASGVMGRSSIEALHQAGHDVVGLVRTDEHAARLAATGAQPWKGDLYDRPTLTAGMKGCDAVANLATKVPVGSSALRPGSFKAMDRIRLHGSRVVADAARRADVGRIVQQSLSFIYADHGDDWIDERSAVDVSRASEPVVVGEDNVRAFADQGGVAISLRFGLITGEDANTAWLFRRAAAGRSIGLGEELSWMHVVHPDDIGTAVVHALVAPGGHYNVGSEPVHRCDYVDTIARAAGRTSGRFLPGWVLRVGGQQLEILTRSHRVSSQLFSDRTGWQPRHPHLTPAWFDELVEA; encoded by the coding sequence GTGAAGGTTTTCCTCACCGGTGCGAGTGGAGTGATGGGCCGATCGTCCATCGAGGCCTTGCACCAGGCAGGCCACGACGTGGTCGGGCTCGTCCGTACGGACGAGCACGCCGCACGGCTGGCCGCCACGGGCGCCCAGCCGTGGAAGGGCGACCTGTACGACCGCCCGACGCTGACCGCCGGCATGAAGGGGTGCGACGCCGTCGCCAACCTCGCCACCAAGGTCCCGGTCGGCAGCAGCGCACTGCGACCCGGGTCGTTCAAGGCCATGGACCGCATCCGCCTCCACGGCTCCCGCGTCGTCGCCGACGCCGCCCGCCGGGCCGACGTCGGTCGCATCGTGCAGCAGAGCCTGAGCTTCATCTACGCCGACCACGGGGACGACTGGATCGACGAGCGCAGCGCCGTCGACGTGAGCCGGGCGAGCGAGCCGGTCGTCGTCGGCGAGGACAACGTGCGGGCGTTCGCCGACCAGGGCGGTGTGGCGATCAGCCTGCGCTTCGGCCTCATCACGGGGGAGGACGCCAACACCGCGTGGCTGTTCCGACGTGCCGCGGCGGGCCGCTCGATCGGCCTGGGCGAGGAGCTGTCGTGGATGCACGTCGTCCACCCGGACGACATCGGCACGGCGGTCGTCCACGCCCTCGTCGCGCCGGGGGGCCACTACAACGTCGGCTCCGAGCCGGTGCACCGCTGCGACTACGTCGACACGATCGCCCGCGCCGCCGGCCGCACCAGCGGTCGCTTCCTGCCGGGCTGGGTCCTGCGCGTCGGGGGGCAGCAGCTCGAGATCCTCACCCGCTCGCACCGCGTCAGCTCGCAGCTGTTCAGCGACCGCACTGGCTGGCAGCCCCGTCACCCGCACCTCACCCCGGCCTGGTTCGATGAGCTCGTCGAAGCCTGA
- the mscL gene encoding large conductance mechanosensitive channel protein MscL: MLKGFKDFLLRGNIVDLAVAVVIGTAFTALVSSFTSSFINPLLAAIGGRNSAEGLGFKIFSNNPKTLIDVGGFINSAITFTITAAVVYFFIVVPMKKVNELRDRGKEPEPEGVSEDIALLREIRDSLASRPGGTTQL, encoded by the coding sequence ATGCTCAAGGGATTCAAGGACTTCCTGCTCCGCGGCAACATCGTCGATCTCGCCGTCGCTGTCGTCATCGGCACTGCGTTCACGGCCTTGGTGAGCTCGTTCACCTCGTCGTTCATCAATCCGTTGCTGGCAGCGATCGGCGGCAGGAACTCCGCCGAGGGGCTCGGTTTCAAGATCTTCAGCAACAACCCCAAGACGCTGATCGACGTGGGCGGATTCATCAACTCGGCCATCACGTTCACGATCACCGCGGCGGTCGTCTACTTCTTCATCGTCGTGCCGATGAAGAAGGTCAACGAGCTGCGCGACAGGGGCAAGGAGCCCGAGCCCGAGGGCGTCAGCGAGGACATCGCCCTGCTGCGCGAGATCCGCGACTCGCTGGCCAGCCGTCCCGGCGGGACGACCCAGCTCTAG
- a CDS encoding HAD-IIA family hydrolase: MTKPIETWLTDMDGVLVHEDKAIPGAAEFIARLRETGSKFLVLTNNSIFTPRDLCARLRAVGIDVPESAIWTSALSTAKFLSEQRPEGTAYVIGEAGMTTALHNVGYIMTSNAPDYVVLGETRTYSFEAITRAIQLIGDGARFIATNPDATGPSPTGPLPATGSVAALITKATGVEPYFVGKPNPLMMRSALNQIEAHSESTVMIGDRMDTDVLSGLEAGLRTFLVLTGSTPASAVDRFPFRPTEVFSSIADVVPLVV; encoded by the coding sequence ATGACCAAGCCCATCGAGACCTGGCTGACCGACATGGACGGCGTGCTCGTCCACGAGGACAAGGCGATCCCGGGCGCCGCGGAGTTCATCGCGCGGCTGCGCGAGACCGGGAGCAAGTTCCTGGTCCTCACCAACAACTCGATCTTCACCCCGCGCGACCTGTGCGCCCGCCTGCGCGCGGTGGGCATCGACGTGCCGGAGTCGGCGATCTGGACGTCTGCCCTGTCGACCGCGAAGTTCCTCTCCGAGCAGCGCCCCGAGGGCACCGCGTACGTCATCGGGGAGGCCGGCATGACCACCGCGCTGCACAACGTCGGCTACATCATGACCAGCAACGCGCCGGACTACGTCGTCCTCGGTGAGACCCGGACGTACTCGTTCGAGGCCATCACGCGGGCGATCCAGCTCATCGGCGACGGCGCGCGGTTCATCGCGACCAACCCGGACGCCACCGGTCCCTCGCCGACCGGCCCGCTGCCCGCGACGGGGTCGGTCGCAGCGCTGATCACCAAGGCCACCGGGGTCGAGCCGTACTTCGTCGGCAAGCCCAACCCGCTCATGATGCGCAGCGCGCTCAACCAGATCGAGGCGCACTCCGAGTCGACGGTCATGATCGGCGACCGGATGGACACCGACGTGCTCTCCGGGCTCGAGGCGGGGCTGCGGACGTTCCTGGTGCTCACCGGGTCCACCCCGGCCAGCGCGGTCGACCGGTTCCCGTTCCGGCCGACCGAGGTCTTCTCCTCGATCGCCGACGTCGTGCCGCTCGTTGTCTGA